The following proteins are encoded in a genomic region of Leptotrichia sp. oral taxon 215 str. W9775:
- the atpD gene encoding F0F1 ATP synthase subunit beta encodes MLNKGKLVQIIGPVIDVKFEDQLPDIYNALEVYDDNGQKLVAEVHSHNGNNVVRAVAMTGTDGLRRGLEVVDTGKPIQVPVGRQTLGRIFNVLGEPVDNGEPISADLMDSIHKEAPSFEQQGTDSEILETGIKVVDLLAPYLKGGKIGLFGGAGVGKTVLIQELINNIAKGHGGLSVFAGVGERTREGRDLYNEMKESGVINKTALVYGQMNEPPGARLRVGLTALTMAEYFRDKEGQNVLLFIDNIFRFTQAGAEVSALLGRMPSAVGYQPNLATEMGALQERITSTNTGSITSVQAVYVPADDLTDPAPATTFAHLDATTVLSRQIASLGIYPAVDPLDSTSRILEPEIVGNEHYKVARDTQKVLQRYKELQDIIAILGMDELDEEDKLTVNRARKIQRFFSQPFSVAEQFTGMKGKYVPLRDTIRGFKEILDGLHDDLPEQAFLYVGTIDEAVAKARKLMSE; translated from the coding sequence TTGCTTAACAAGGGAAAACTGGTTCAGATAATAGGACCGGTCATAGATGTTAAATTTGAAGATCAGCTGCCAGATATATATAATGCCCTGGAAGTGTATGATGATAATGGCCAGAAGTTAGTTGCCGAAGTGCACTCCCATAATGGTAACAATGTTGTCAGGGCAGTTGCAATGACAGGGACAGACGGACTAAGAAGAGGTCTGGAAGTAGTAGACACAGGAAAACCTATACAGGTTCCAGTGGGAAGACAGACACTTGGAAGAATATTTAATGTATTGGGAGAACCTGTTGATAACGGGGAACCAATCAGTGCAGATTTGATGGATTCAATACATAAGGAAGCCCCTTCATTTGAACAGCAGGGGACTGACAGTGAAATACTTGAAACAGGAATAAAGGTGGTAGATTTACTGGCTCCATATCTTAAAGGTGGAAAAATAGGACTGTTTGGTGGTGCGGGAGTAGGAAAGACCGTACTGATACAGGAACTTATAAATAATATTGCAAAAGGACATGGAGGACTTTCTGTATTCGCAGGGGTAGGAGAAAGAACAAGAGAAGGAAGAGACCTTTATAACGAAATGAAGGAAAGTGGAGTTATTAATAAAACAGCATTAGTTTATGGCCAAATGAATGAGCCACCTGGTGCAAGACTTAGGGTAGGTCTTACAGCACTTACAATGGCAGAATATTTTAGGGATAAGGAAGGACAGAATGTATTGTTATTTATTGACAACATATTCAGATTTACTCAGGCAGGAGCAGAAGTTTCAGCCCTTTTAGGAAGAATGCCTTCAGCAGTGGGATATCAGCCAAATCTGGCAACAGAAATGGGAGCACTGCAGGAAAGAATAACTTCCACAAACACAGGGTCAATAACTTCTGTACAGGCAGTTTACGTACCGGCAGATGACCTTACAGATCCGGCACCTGCAACTACGTTTGCACATTTGGATGCGACTACGGTTCTGTCAAGACAAATTGCATCCCTGGGAATTTATCCTGCTGTGGATCCACTTGATTCCACATCAAGAATACTTGAGCCTGAAATAGTAGGAAATGAACATTATAAAGTTGCAAGGGATACTCAGAAGGTATTACAGAGATATAAGGAACTTCAGGATATAATTGCAATACTTGGAATGGACGAACTGGATGAGGAAGATAAACTGACTGTAAACCGGGCAAGAAAAATTCAGAGATTTTTCTCACAGCCGTTTTCAGTAGCAGAACAGTTTACAGGAATGAAAGGAAAATACGTTCCTTTAAGGGATACAATAAGGGGATTCAAGGAAATTCTGGATGGCCTTCATGATGACCTTCCTGAACAGGCATTCCTATATGTAGGAACTATTGATGAAGCAGTAGCAAAAGCAAGAAAACTTATGAGTGAATAA
- the atpC gene encoding ATP synthase F1 subunit epsilon, which yields MATEFIAKAVTPEGLVFRKPVTFLKIRTENGDIGILANHINFISPLGAGEMLIREKDNKETSYYISGGFLEVRQDKVVILGEDVLEATTAEAIKMARQAAIEQAKQHKIREEQDILGSKKKIQQNLKRK from the coding sequence ATGGCAACAGAATTTATTGCAAAAGCTGTAACGCCTGAAGGTCTTGTTTTCAGAAAACCTGTAACTTTTTTAAAGATAAGAACAGAGAATGGAGATATTGGAATATTGGCAAACCATATTAATTTCATATCTCCTCTTGGTGCAGGTGAAATGCTTATAAGAGAAAAAGATAATAAGGAAACTTCCTATTATATATCGGGAGGTTTTCTGGAAGTTAGACAGGATAAGGTAGTTATTCTAGGGGAAGATGTACTGGAGGCTACAACGGCAGAAGCTATAAAAATGGCAAGACAGGCTGCAATTGAGCAGGCAAAACAGCATAAAATAAGAGAAGAACAGGATATTTTAGGAAGTAAGAAAAAAATTCAGCAGAATTTGAAAAGAAAATAG
- a CDS encoding DUF4912 domain-containing protein — MKKYLDEMTKEELIHLAMQECVLLELTFDKEKIMKKLEKKGYERIKETESLPKKEKVSAEEKEIYLDEKNENIEKKGGYEDMKEDLKLKGTEVIEEEIQVEEVDFSVESIFPYRSRSYYRNYPNRKLIRSVIRIHRRSRRDSFQEISFNYKDIDEEQIKKREIETAINSSKFEKGRDYENKSKEEEIYFDKAYLPSSYFVDEVVLMPKNPTTLFVYWEIRDDTFARLSENNHVLDNVVIKLMKEGHEYRKIIRHERIGSHYITEVDASQSYEVLIGYEDQYGNFSEVAHSQEAIVPSDKLSDNFDLLWGTVKEDKNTNQIIKYINSPIPTPENQEFIELSNGGSGIADDEEFTVEVLERLLKVGASEQLVERSERKIKPDKLVMIGSSSSR, encoded by the coding sequence ATGAAAAAATATCTGGATGAAATGACAAAGGAAGAATTAATACATCTTGCAATGCAGGAATGCGTCCTTCTTGAATTGACTTTTGATAAGGAAAAAATTATGAAAAAGCTTGAAAAGAAAGGATATGAACGTATTAAGGAAACTGAAAGTTTACCTAAAAAAGAAAAAGTTTCAGCAGAAGAGAAAGAAATTTATCTGGATGAAAAAAATGAAAATATAGAAAAAAAGGGAGGCTACGAAGATATGAAAGAAGATTTAAAATTAAAGGGTACAGAAGTAATTGAAGAAGAAATTCAAGTTGAAGAAGTAGACTTTTCTGTAGAATCTATATTTCCTTACAGAAGTAGAAGCTATTACAGAAACTATCCTAACAGAAAGTTAATAAGATCTGTCATAAGAATTCATAGAAGAAGCAGAAGGGATTCTTTTCAGGAAATTTCTTTTAACTATAAGGATATAGATGAAGAACAGATAAAAAAGAGAGAAATTGAAACAGCTATTAACAGTTCAAAATTTGAAAAAGGAAGAGATTATGAAAATAAGTCAAAAGAAGAAGAAATCTATTTTGATAAGGCATATCTGCCTAGTTCTTATTTTGTAGATGAAGTAGTGTTAATGCCTAAAAATCCTACAACATTGTTTGTTTACTGGGAAATAAGGGATGACACGTTTGCAAGATTGTCAGAAAATAATCATGTACTGGATAATGTTGTAATTAAGCTTATGAAAGAGGGTCATGAATATAGAAAAATAATAAGACATGAAAGAATAGGTTCACATTACATTACTGAAGTTGATGCAAGTCAAAGTTATGAAGTGCTTATAGGATATGAAGATCAGTATGGTAACTTTTCAGAAGTTGCCCATTCTCAAGAAGCAATAGTTCCTTCAGATAAATTATCTGATAATTTTGATTTATTATGGGGAACTGTTAAGGAAGATAAAAATACTAATCAGATAATAAAATATATTAACAGTCCTATTCCTACACCTGAAAATCAGGAATTTATAGAGCTTTCCAATGGTGGAAGCGGCATAGCTGATGATGAAGAATTTACAGTGGAAGTTTTGGAAAGACTTTTAAAGGTAGGAGCTTCAGAACAGCTTGTTGAAAGAAGTGAAAGAAAAATAAAACCTGATAAACTGGTAATGATTGGTTCCAGCAGTTCGAGATAG
- the cls gene encoding cardiolipin synthase, with the protein MFQNLESLLIWIVSIEHIHLAIYIMFLVAILVSERSPETIVAWIFTITVFPVFGFILYLVFGINWRKNRIESLQNKNRRSLFKGFPSLTKYDPTEIFHSRKVKPEDLDILMNNAGISQEESEIVKLLYASEGTYLTHNSSYEMFYNGKEAFDSIIQDLENAKETIYMEYFVWKSDKLGEKIKDILVKKAKEGVKIRLLFDGMGSLGTISEKYRKELLKVGVEFKYFLDIKFALSKFNYRNHRKITIVDNRILHTGGMNLGEEYITGGRRFESWRDTNVRIKGELVLHYLAIFVTDWLNSGGKQDFKMDDIEEVIEEHKNLRNESPYIMQVSSSGPDTIWTTLKYTYSKLITSAKKEILIQSPYFIPDTSLVSQLKIAALSGVKIKLMIAGVPDKKIPYWIAETYFEELLMAGVEIYRYKAGFIHCKNIVVDGKMSTMGTCNFDMRSFEINYEINSIFYNEEISQSIRNQFYKDLDFCEEIKEENLKKTVFWRKIRNSLFRVVSPLM; encoded by the coding sequence ATGTTTCAAAATCTTGAAAGTTTATTAATATGGATAGTTTCCATAGAGCATATACATTTAGCGATTTATATAATGTTCCTAGTAGCTATTTTAGTTTCAGAAAGATCACCTGAAACAATAGTTGCATGGATTTTTACAATAACTGTTTTTCCAGTTTTTGGATTTATACTGTATCTTGTATTTGGAATAAACTGGAGAAAAAACAGGATAGAATCTCTACAAAATAAGAATCGGAGAAGTTTATTCAAAGGGTTTCCGAGCCTTACAAAATATGATCCTACAGAGATTTTTCATTCCCGTAAAGTAAAACCCGAAGATTTAGATATACTTATGAATAATGCAGGAATTTCCCAGGAAGAAAGTGAAATTGTTAAACTTTTATATGCTTCAGAAGGTACATATCTGACTCACAACAGTTCATATGAAATGTTTTATAATGGGAAAGAAGCTTTTGATTCCATTATTCAGGATCTGGAAAATGCAAAAGAAACAATTTATATGGAATACTTCGTATGGAAATCGGATAAGCTTGGAGAAAAAATAAAGGATATACTAGTAAAAAAAGCAAAAGAAGGTGTAAAGATAAGACTTCTTTTTGATGGAATGGGATCTCTTGGAACAATCTCAGAAAAATACAGGAAAGAACTTTTAAAAGTTGGCGTAGAATTTAAATATTTTCTGGATATAAAATTTGCCCTTTCAAAATTTAATTATAGAAATCATAGAAAAATAACGATTGTAGACAATAGAATTCTTCACACCGGAGGAATGAACCTTGGAGAAGAGTACATAACAGGGGGAAGAAGATTTGAAAGCTGGAGAGATACAAATGTGAGAATAAAAGGGGAACTTGTATTGCATTATCTAGCAATATTTGTAACAGACTGGCTTAACAGTGGTGGGAAACAGGATTTTAAAATGGATGATATAGAAGAAGTAATAGAAGAACATAAAAATCTGCGGAATGAAAGTCCTTATATTATGCAGGTATCATCAAGCGGACCTGATACGATATGGACGACGTTGAAGTATACATATTCAAAGCTTATAACATCAGCTAAAAAGGAAATACTTATTCAGAGTCCATACTTCATACCTGACACTTCCCTTGTAAGCCAGCTGAAGATAGCCGCCCTTTCAGGAGTAAAAATAAAACTCATGATAGCAGGAGTTCCAGATAAGAAGATACCTTACTGGATTGCTGAAACATATTTTGAGGAACTTCTTATGGCAGGAGTTGAAATATATAGATATAAAGCTGGATTTATACATTGTAAAAATATAGTGGTTGATGGAAAGATGTCTACTATGGGAACATGTAATTTTGATATGAGAAGTTTTGAAATCAACTATGAAATAAATTCCATTTTTTATAATGAGGAAATAAGTCAAAGTATAAGAAATCAGTTTTATAAGGATTTAGATTTTTGTGAGGAAATAAAAGAGGAGAATCTGAAAAAAACAGTATTCTGGAGAAAAATCAGAAATTCCCTTTTCAGGGTAGTTTCACCTTTAATGTAA
- the truB gene encoding tRNA pseudouridine(55) synthase TruB: MKGNSIFKSDGIVLLNKSRGISSFKAINKLKWIIGSSKVGHAGTLDPIAEGLLIVMVNNATKFSDNLMKRDKEYFVELELGYETDTYDTEGEITEKYEGNIDVSTEGIIEAVNSFTGEIMQVPPMYSAIKINGEKLYELARKGIEVEREARKVKIYSIREINVEYKEKCKISFYTEVSSGTYIRSLVRDIGRKLGVYATMTKLVRTKIDKYNIKESVSLEEIEEKLDKDKETSGENVCKDISNNMEKVKEIIKFKNIECIFNYEKISVSEEKYKKLKNGMTVLVGFKKFKEIHTVTENKLYCIYVKNEMTEQKEFKGIVKVIRKGHDKVYLKREKYFI, translated from the coding sequence ATGAAAGGAAATAGTATATTTAAAAGTGATGGAATAGTTCTGCTGAATAAAAGCAGAGGGATTTCTTCATTTAAAGCGATAAATAAACTGAAATGGATTATAGGTTCCAGCAAAGTTGGTCATGCAGGAACTCTTGATCCCATAGCTGAAGGACTTCTTATAGTAATGGTAAACAATGCTACAAAATTTTCTGATAATCTCATGAAAAGGGATAAGGAATACTTTGTGGAACTTGAATTAGGTTATGAAACTGATACGTATGATACAGAAGGGGAAATAACTGAAAAATATGAAGGAAATATAGATGTTTCCACAGAAGGGATAATTGAAGCTGTTAACAGCTTTACAGGGGAAATAATGCAGGTACCTCCCATGTATTCTGCCATAAAGATAAACGGAGAAAAGCTTTATGAGCTGGCACGTAAAGGAATTGAAGTGGAAAGGGAAGCAAGGAAAGTAAAAATCTACTCAATAAGGGAAATAAATGTAGAGTATAAGGAAAAATGCAAGATTTCCTTTTATACAGAAGTAAGCAGCGGAACATATATAAGGTCACTTGTGAGGGATATTGGGAGGAAACTTGGTGTTTATGCAACAATGACAAAGCTGGTACGGACAAAAATTGATAAATACAACATTAAAGAGTCTGTTTCACTGGAAGAAATAGAAGAAAAACTAGATAAAGATAAGGAAACATCTGGAGAAAATGTTTGTAAAGATATCTCAAATAATATGGAAAAAGTAAAGGAAATTATTAAATTTAAAAATATAGAATGCATATTTAATTATGAAAAAATAAGTGTTTCAGAAGAAAAATATAAAAAACTGAAAAATGGGATGACAGTTCTTGTGGGATTTAAAAAGTTTAAGGAAATACACACTGTTACAGAGAACAAGCTATACTGTATATATGTAAAAAATGAAATGACAGAACAAAAGGAATTTAAAGGAATTGTAAAAGTTATAAGAAAAGGCCATGATAAAGTGTATTTGAAAAGGGAAAAATATTTCATATAA
- the ruvC gene encoding crossover junction endodeoxyribonuclease RuvC — protein sequence MRILGIDPGTAIVGYSIIEFDKGKYNVLDYGCIYTDKDEDMPVRLEKIYDSLDNLIKLWKPTDMAIEDLFFFKNQKTIVKVGQARGVITLVGQKNRLNIFSYTPLQVKMGIASYGRAEKKQIQEMVKIILKLDEIPKPDDAADALAIAITHINSKNSFGGFTRGDNISKKLEKLNSNKIKLEDYKKLIR from the coding sequence ATGCGAATTTTGGGTATTGATCCAGGAACTGCTATTGTAGGGTATTCCATTATTGAGTTTGATAAAGGGAAATATAATGTTTTAGATTATGGATGTATCTATACTGATAAGGATGAAGATATGCCGGTAAGACTGGAAAAAATATATGATTCTCTTGACAATCTTATAAAATTATGGAAACCAACTGATATGGCTATTGAAGATTTATTTTTCTTTAAGAACCAGAAGACAATAGTAAAAGTTGGCCAGGCAAGAGGAGTAATAACCCTTGTCGGTCAGAAAAACAGGCTGAATATATTCAGTTATACACCATTGCAAGTTAAAATGGGAATAGCCAGCTATGGAAGGGCAGAAAAGAAACAGATACAGGAAATGGTCAAAATTATTCTTAAACTTGATGAAATTCCGAAACCTGATGATGCTGCAGATGCTCTGGCAATTGCCATAACACATATAAATTCTAAAAACAGTTTTGGAGGATTTACAAGAGGAGACAATATAAGCAAAAAACTTGAAAAACTCAATTCTAATAAAATAAAACTGGAAGATTATAAAAAGCTCATAAGATAA
- a CDS encoding tRNA (cytidine(34)-2'-O)-methyltransferase — MNIVLLYPEIHVNTGNIGRTCVLTNTKLHLIKPLGFSLDAKEVRRAGLDYWKDVQLHVWESFEHFFQENIEGKDNVKLYFATTKTKQKYTDVKYGENDYIMFGPESRGIPEDILNKYKEDNITIPMLPLGRSLNLSNSAAIILYEALRQNGFKF, encoded by the coding sequence ATGAATATAGTTCTTTTATATCCTGAAATACATGTCAACACAGGAAATATCGGAAGAACATGTGTTTTAACTAATACAAAACTGCATCTGATAAAGCCGTTGGGATTTTCTCTTGATGCAAAGGAAGTACGAAGGGCAGGACTTGATTACTGGAAGGATGTTCAGTTACATGTATGGGAAAGTTTTGAACATTTTTTTCAGGAAAATATAGAAGGAAAAGACAATGTAAAGCTATATTTTGCAACAACTAAAACAAAACAAAAATACACAGATGTAAAGTATGGTGAAAATGACTACATAATGTTTGGACCTGAATCAAGGGGAATACCGGAAGATATATTGAATAAATACAAGGAAGACAACATTACGATACCAATGCTTCCTTTGGGAAGATCACTAAATCTGTCAAACTCTGCCGCAATAATTTTATATGAGGCATTGAGGCAGAATGGGTTTAAGTTTTAA
- the thyA gene encoding thymidylate synthase produces MKVYLDLVKYVLENGVKKENRTGVDTISTFAYFYKVDLSEGFPLLTTKKMYFNSMLHELFWYLTGEEHIKTLREKTKIWDAWADSEGRLETAYGRFWRRYPVPEVSLDGEVFADENNKWTKREENGQLVFDQIQYVIDTLKELKVNPNHKNGRRMIVLAWNPGNASISKLPPCHYTFAFNVSGNKLNCHLTQRSGDIALGIPFNLACYSLLTMMIAKECGYEPGEFAHTIIDAHIYENHVEGLKEQLKREPLKLCKVKIADKPFDELTFDDIKLEDYESHPVIKFEVAV; encoded by the coding sequence ATGAAAGTATATTTAGACCTTGTAAAATACGTTCTTGAAAATGGAGTGAAAAAGGAAAATAGAACAGGAGTGGATACTATTTCTACATTTGCCTATTTTTATAAAGTTGATTTGAGCGAAGGATTTCCACTCCTGACAACAAAAAAGATGTATTTTAATTCAATGTTACATGAACTTTTCTGGTATCTGACCGGAGAAGAGCATATAAAAACATTGAGAGAAAAAACAAAAATATGGGATGCATGGGCTGATAGTGAAGGAAGACTTGAAACTGCCTACGGAAGATTCTGGAGAAGGTATCCTGTACCTGAAGTTTCACTGGATGGAGAAGTTTTTGCAGATGAAAATAACAAATGGACAAAAAGGGAAGAAAATGGTCAGCTAGTTTTTGATCAGATTCAGTATGTGATTGATACATTAAAGGAACTGAAGGTTAACCCAAATCATAAAAATGGAAGAAGAATGATTGTTCTTGCATGGAATCCAGGAAACGCTTCTATCAGTAAATTACCTCCATGTCATTATACTTTTGCATTTAATGTCTCAGGAAATAAACTTAATTGCCATTTGACACAGAGAAGTGGGGACATTGCCCTTGGAATACCATTTAATCTGGCATGTTATTCATTACTGACAATGATGATAGCTAAAGAATGTGGATATGAACCGGGAGAGTTTGCCCACACTATAATAGATGCACATATTTATGAAAATCACGTGGAAGGGCTTAAGGAACAGCTGAAAAGGGAGCCACTGAAATTGTGTAAAGTTAAAATAGCCGATAAACCTTTTGACGAACTGACTTTTGATGATATAAAACTTGAGGATTATGAAAGTCATCCTGTTATAAAATTTGAAGTTGCAGTTTAA
- a CDS encoding dihydrofolate reductase, with product MFSIIVAIGKNREIGKGNKLLWHIPEDLKNFKEITTGKTVIMGRKNFESIGRPLPNRKNIVLSKNGDKESFEQKGIKLYQNLENLIADYKNSEEEIFIIGGEQIYREFMQKGLVRRLYISYIEFSDSEADTYFPEIDYNSWKIIKEKNYDNWKFCMYEKE from the coding sequence ATGTTTAGTATAATAGTTGCAATAGGAAAAAATAGGGAAATTGGTAAAGGAAACAAACTTCTATGGCATATACCGGAAGATTTGAAAAATTTCAAGGAGATAACGACAGGAAAAACAGTTATAATGGGGAGAAAAAACTTTGAAAGTATAGGAAGGCCACTACCAAACAGGAAAAATATAGTTTTATCAAAAAATGGGGATAAAGAATCATTTGAACAAAAAGGAATAAAGCTTTACCAAAATTTAGAAAACTTAATAGCAGATTATAAAAATTCTGAAGAAGAGATTTTTATAATTGGTGGAGAGCAGATATACAGGGAATTTATGCAAAAAGGACTGGTTAGAAGACTGTATATAAGTTATATTGAATTTTCAGATTCAGAAGCAGATACTTATTTTCCGGAAATTGACTATAACAGCTGGAAAATAATAAAAGAAAAGAATTATGACAACTGGAAATTCTGTATGTATGAAAAGGAATAA
- a CDS encoding TetR/AcrR family transcriptional regulator yields MPRVKFTKKDILKATYDIMKQDGIQNISARKIANKFKGSTAPIYANFSTIEELKDEIIKLAEDKLKEYLYGNYSERKLMNGAIGFILFAREEKELFRAIFLDGAKGFETLFNETMESLLKEEVLMVSFPTLTYETAKMAVRRLWYWAFGYATLTCVGSMKNETNEEIERKIIDIADQFRKLYGVEE; encoded by the coding sequence ATGCCAAGAGTAAAATTCACAAAAAAAGATATTTTAAAAGCTACTTATGATATTATGAAACAGGATGGAATTCAAAATATAAGTGCAAGGAAGATAGCAAACAAATTTAAAGGGTCGACAGCACCTATATATGCAAATTTTTCAACAATAGAAGAACTTAAAGATGAAATTATAAAATTAGCAGAAGACAAATTAAAAGAATATTTATATGGAAATTATTCTGAAAGAAAACTTATGAATGGAGCAATAGGATTTATACTGTTTGCAAGAGAAGAAAAAGAACTTTTCAGGGCAATTTTCCTGGATGGAGCAAAGGGATTTGAAACATTGTTTAATGAAACTATGGAATCCCTTCTTAAGGAAGAAGTTCTAATGGTAAGTTTTCCAACATTAACTTATGAAACGGCAAAAATGGCTGTACGTAGATTATGGTACTGGGCATTTGGATATGCAACACTTACATGTGTAGGTTCAATGAAAAATGAAACAAATGAAGAAATTGAAAGAAAAATAATAGACATTGCAGATCAATTTAGAAAATTATATGGAGTTGAGGAATAA
- a CDS encoding lysophospholipid acyltransferase family protein: MNKYKFLGMLFHFIYRALSGITKKEYYYEIENFDMNSQNIVVFWHRKIFTVCNATRVIKKKASMVSASKDGEILSELLRREGNALIRGSSNRDNIKSLKESLRYAKDGYTLGIAIDGPKGPIFEPKAGAIYIAQKTGLPIVPVSSYCNKKWIFEKIWDRLEIPKPFSKNIHFVGKPFYIDKKMPLDEATEIVKKNIHDAGLKAYEIYKEKYLEK; this comes from the coding sequence ATGAATAAATATAAATTTCTTGGAATGCTCTTTCACTTTATATACAGGGCATTGAGCGGAATAACGAAAAAAGAGTATTATTATGAGATTGAAAATTTTGATATGAACAGCCAGAATATAGTTGTATTTTGGCATAGGAAAATATTTACGGTATGTAATGCTACAAGAGTTATAAAAAAGAAGGCATCAATGGTAAGTGCTTCAAAAGATGGAGAAATATTATCTGAACTTTTAAGAAGAGAAGGAAATGCACTTATAAGAGGTTCTTCAAACAGGGATAATATAAAAAGTCTGAAGGAATCTCTGAGATATGCAAAGGACGGGTATACTCTGGGAATTGCAATTGACGGGCCTAAAGGACCTATATTTGAACCAAAGGCAGGAGCTATTTATATAGCCCAGAAGACAGGATTACCTATTGTGCCTGTAAGTTCCTACTGTAATAAAAAATGGATATTTGAAAAAATATGGGATAGACTTGAAATACCGAAACCCTTTTCAAAAAATATTCATTTTGTGGGAAAACCTTTTTATATAGACAAGAAAATGCCTCTTGATGAAGCAACAGAAATCGTTAAAAAAAATATACATGATGCAGGATTGAAGGCATATGAAATATATAAAGAAAAATACCTTGAAAAATAA